One Benincasa hispida cultivar B227 chromosome 5, ASM972705v1, whole genome shotgun sequence genomic window carries:
- the LOC120078008 gene encoding uncharacterized protein LOC120078008 — protein MEKTSVFGMGSVLMMLVVVGLVLFLPLVIGSLQPPSGLLLLIFPVTLAAVFFFLSRASSH, from the coding sequence ATGGAAAAAACTAGTGTGTTTGGAATGGGGAGTGTTTTGATGATGCTTGTGGTGGTTGGACTTGTTCTGTTTCTGCCGCTGGTGATCGGTTCCCTTCAGCCACCGTCCGGCCTCCTGCTGCTCATTTTTCCGGTCACTCTTGCCGCCGTGTTTTTCTTCCTCTCACGTGCGTCCTCCCattga
- the LOC120078009 gene encoding uncharacterized protein LOC120078009 gives MNSATLNLLITDKLKGENYTSWKNMINTILIIDDLHFVLMEDCPPIPAPNATQNVQEAYELWTRTNEKARVYILASLSEVLAKKHEPHAHISEIMESLRRMFELPSAQLRHVILKHISNVTFQSLMKLKGQKDEANVASSSKKFHRGSTSGTNSILSSSGTKKWKKKKGGTLEEELYPILGGKEEGQARKLVLGSNLMMTMRVGT, from the exons ATGAATTCTGCGACCTTAAATCTACTCATCACTGATAAATTAAAGGGCGAAAACTACACTTCATGGAAAAACATGATCAACACAATACTTATAATCGATGACCTTCattttgtccttatggaggactgccctcccattccagctccaaatgctaCTCAAAATGTTCAAGAAGCATACGAGCTTTGGACACGGACAAATGAAAAGGCTCGAGTGTATATCTTGGCGAGTCTTtccgaagtcttggccaagaaacatgagccccATGCTCACATcagtgagatcatggagtccctaaggAGAATGTTCGAACTACCGTCCGCACAGCTTAGGCATGTCATTCTCAAACACATCTCCAATGTC ACCttccagtccttgatgaaatTAAAGGGACAGAAggatgaagcaaatgttgcttcatcgtCTAAGAAGTTtcacagaggttcgacctctgggacAAACTCTATACTTTCTTCCTCTGgaaccaaaaagtggaagaaaaagaaag gagggacattggaagaggaattatACCCAATACTTGgtggaaaagaagaaggccaagcaag gaaaTTAGTTCTTGGTAGCAACTTGATGATGACGATGCGGGTTGGAACTTGA